One Ureaplasma urealyticum serovar 8 str. ATCC 27618 genomic window carries:
- a CDS encoding MBA family surface membrane protein — protein MKLKNKKILIKLMLLPLALVPIASILASCNSNKTKYKIEVLKHVFKTKNNGYYIAYQFDDLSTNDKTKLEKVSFSSSIINQLNQRIAFNVDTKAIIKDNKIYIRLPQQPQANQKIIVNSSHDFIAVRIINTNDLIMEFVDLELKEQNPQPQPQPIPQPTPKPTNPKLDPQPTPIPPIVEPEPIWNPIINDLTTKQENNDLNNQTLKANIKFEDHTFLIDKEQIANINELSKAFYFEFTKKDSSEKISFSGNEANEMININDIKTNNEKLFLSQFSLNFLLSKIPQHKQGIYHLTKLTFNNQEINLEDRIRNKEINLIAKTNPTLPQKEDLIVLSDN, from the coding sequence ATGAAATTGAAGAACAAAAAAATATTAATAAAACTAATGCTTTTACCATTAGCATTAGTTCCTATTGCTAGCATTCTTGCTTCATGCAATTCTAATAAAACAAAATATAAAATAGAAGTTTTAAAACATGTTTTTAAGACTAAAAATAATGGTTATTATATAGCATATCAATTTGATGATTTAAGCACTAATGATAAAACTAAACTAGAAAAAGTGTCATTTTCATCAAGTATTATTAATCAGTTAAACCAAAGAATCGCTTTTAATGTTGATACAAAAGCAATTATTAAAGACAATAAAATTTATATTCGTCTACCTCAACAACCACAAGCTAATCAAAAGATCATTGTTAATTCAAGTCATGATTTTATTGCTGTTAGAATTATTAACACAAACGATTTAATTATGGAATTTGTTGATTTAGAATTAAAAGAACAAAATCCTCAACCTCAGCCACAACCAATACCTCAACCTACACCCAAACCAACCAATCCTAAATTAGATCCTCAACCTACTCCTATACCACCAATCGTTGAACCAGAACCAATATGAAATCCAATAATAAATGATTTAACAACTAAACAAGAAAATAACGATCTTAATAATCAAACTCTAAAAGCTAATATAAAATTTGAAGATCATACTTTCTTAATTGATAAAGAGCAAATTGCTAATATAAACGAACTTTCAAAAGCATTTTATTTTGAATTCACTAAAAAAGATAGTAGTGAAAAGATTAGTTTTAGTGGCAATGAAGCTAATGAAATGATTAATATTAACGATATCAAAACAAATAATGAAAAATTGTTTTTAAGTCAATTTTCATTAAACTTTTTATTATCAAAAATTCCACAACACAAACAAGGAATTTATCATTTAACTAAATTAACTTTTAATAATCAAGAAATTAATTTAGAAGATAGAATTAGAAATAAAGAAATTAACTTAATTGCAAAAACTAATCCAACTTTACCACAAAAAGAAGATTTAATTGTTTTATCAGATAATTAA
- a CDS encoding DUF1410 domain-containing protein produces the protein MKLNNKKILLKLMFLPLTLVPIISIIASCNSNKTKKQTQQPIPKQPLEPSQPKFTPNPKKDEVVLDRVSFTKDKKKPNEAVVSLIFSKLELADVGKKLFSLEITKKDNTNPIKVNDLNYDEASKTLTSKLNNLAKGEYSISKLTLNGNEISLNDIVKNNKLLIEDQENSGNGGNEQKIQPSKPNLPKKEDAITFTDNSIHFSQMTSTEIELKIGINKLSYADENNKNFELELINLTTQEVFKPKNYKLNGNSYTATFSDEQLLTPGSYWIKSFKLNNKNYEIDYSKYKRLLNDSSTSLEVPSIFDAKVDNVVLKSLEDYKTTFEINFSSIEVLYNKNEDSSSTEITLNLISKSRPSKRIFGSTTFDPKTKKASVKINPSFFDLENNEKFNINSITINGEQLNLSEKIKNLEFTLNKTANNLIS, from the coding sequence ATGAAATTAAATAACAAAAAAATATTATTAAAGCTAATGTTTTTACCATTAACATTAGTTCCTATTATTAGTATTATTGCTTCATGCAATTCTAATAAAACAAAAAAACAAACTCAACAACCTATTCCTAAACAACCTTTAGAACCATCTCAACCTAAATTTACACCAAATCCTAAAAAAGACGAAGTAGTTTTAGATAGGGTTTCATTTACAAAAGACAAAAAGAAACCAAACGAAGCAGTAGTTTCATTAATTTTTAGTAAATTAGAATTAGCAGATGTTGGCAAAAAATTATTTAGTTTAGAGATTACTAAAAAAGATAATACTAATCCAATCAAAGTAAATGATTTAAATTATGATGAAGCATCTAAAACATTAACTAGTAAATTAAATAATTTAGCAAAAGGAGAATATAGTATTTCTAAACTAACTTTAAATGGTAATGAAATTAGTTTAAATGATATAGTTAAAAATAATAAATTATTAATTGAAGACCAAGAAAATAGTGGAAATGGTGGCAACGAACAAAAAATTCAACCTTCAAAACCAAATTTACCAAAAAAAGAAGATGCAATTACTTTTACAGATAATTCAATTCATTTTAGTCAAATGACAAGTACAGAAATTGAATTAAAAATTGGTATTAACAAATTATCCTATGCTGATGAAAACAATAAAAATTTTGAACTAGAATTAATTAATTTAACAACACAAGAAGTTTTTAAACCAAAAAATTATAAATTAAATGGTAATTCATATACTGCAACTTTTAGTGACGAACAATTATTAACTCCAGGGTCTTATTGAATTAAAAGCTTTAAATTAAATAATAAAAATTATGAAATTGATTATTCTAAGTATAAAAGACTTTTAAACGATAGTTCTACATCTCTTGAAGTTCCTAGCATTTTTGATGCAAAAGTAGATAATGTTGTTTTAAAAAGTTTAGAAGATTATAAGACTACTTTTGAAATTAATTTTTCAAGCATTGAAGTATTATATAATAAAAATGAAGATTCATCGTCAACAGAAATTACTTTAAATTTAATTTCAAAATCAAGACCATCAAAAAGAATTTTTGGATCAACAACATTTGATCCAAAAACTAAAAAAGCTTCAGTTAAAATTAATCCATCATTTTTTGACCTTGAAAATAATGAAAAATTTAATATTAATTCTATTACTATTAATGGAGAACAATTAAATTTAAGTGAAAAAATTAAAAATCTTGAGTTTACTTTAAATAAAACTGCTAATAACTTAATCTCTTAA
- a CDS encoding AAA domain-containing protein produces MKKAIKQKLMNLVNLNPHDSIILTRLSSSRNIDLFKYIKKEDLISFVNGEISYIELNVGKNLNLFEESLKNSLNIGEFLEILVNYNVSLPDNKINLLQRDFHANKKKVIPLAIEQLLAFRKKFISINRLAKNYFEDTTVWPLYFAFNFLKGKLLPNDAFKSPLTLFKVEIREEADKIFIAKMQDEPIVNEKIQIFLKKGYQDFKVETTELLTNYELSSTIKMIEDMTGQKISVNENEFVPFMNENEAQILDRYTTFEVEPSAMLGLFEPDGGALKADLHKIIEMDVDPFESENEGLNKPVEYYEEKVIKEQAVVEIGRPLNIFQKYAVASSLSQNTLIYGPPGTGKSEVIANIIFNVLLKGKSSLLVSEKRAALDVLTERIGSLSQFALYVYDLTNKETFFEKISNLNDLLGTQWYREQSRSTKIKEIEPIKFTPEESMFFKNYEDWNAELLHLVKKHWSIEDYNDGIYKMDYADYIATKNELGEQIVKEWLTPQQFNDESEKRSTLFEEISAIFNEYNLLKIEDLFSAYLRFTSFIKKYKLTDTYSSTEILKHLKMITNKIQTNGELVTKFLMHSNRITKDIDNYYNFLAEHNLESNSVFINKSIRDKRIFIDKIGDYLKFRKDVIDKDFSLQSKTTQQLNEIIDICDNFFTKHKKLLVKNEWYDFLVKNKDRISAFLSVYNNASEENKQIIFAEFITNGTIINNSDPSDESTLSLKEIKTRNRDSQEVIELFVDFLNNVEYLAKPKMDQIASYREFINQDVDFLSKLHTLAEIYTPIMQDIIREWSWLSLPYIKTLYLEPLMLFDLEKVGKIMKHVSTLITHEQFKKLKVVVLWDEITHIIPMFSETKGRLLQDIIVQLRRESSRSARIVGEIVFKKYINNLRNYLTKLPQQEKDEITNALRIASSRSWPSISRYLSKYYNALKRLFPIWVARPDNVASLIPLVENEFDYGIFDEASQMTIERSYPIVYRCKIKVVSGDDKQLKPTSFFINKLVDSDFEIDDFDKVDSLLERAKTSWWNEYHLKNHYRSDSKELIEFSNKYIYNNNLEVATRQGAFEKGIDVINVNGVWEKGNPLEAEQTIAILIDNWKKYEKILIVTFNAVQASLVENLLFERMSMFEKGLCDKIENNEIVITNLENVQGNEGDLVILSIAYGPNPEGNLRNNFGPLNAKGGMNRLNVAITRARKKMIVIKSLYGHQIQVSNLNNQNALTFKRFIEYIDRINGELSISDTLESLEQQTYLEFDNDLVKEIYSELTKKLSNKYQIFPNWNIGTKKIDLVIIKKETKEIVKTILLETWKENRSVQIMFEDIDRQYFLEDRGYSTYRIKEYEWYIDKHKIVSRINDSLSSNNNSNKIDYVLWQQNNF; encoded by the coding sequence ATGAAAAAAGCGATTAAGCAAAAATTAATGAATCTTGTTAATTTAAATCCACATGATTCAATTATTTTGACAAGACTTTCATCATCAAGAAATATTGATTTATTTAAATATATTAAAAAAGAAGATTTAATTAGTTTTGTTAATGGTGAAATTAGTTACATCGAATTAAATGTTGGTAAAAATTTAAATTTATTTGAAGAAAGTTTAAAAAATTCTTTAAATATTGGTGAATTTTTAGAAATTTTAGTAAATTACAATGTAAGTTTACCAGATAATAAAATTAATTTATTACAACGTGATTTTCATGCAAATAAGAAAAAAGTTATTCCATTAGCGATTGAACAATTATTAGCATTTAGAAAAAAATTCATTTCAATTAATCGATTAGCTAAAAATTATTTTGAAGATACAACTGTTTGACCTCTTTACTTTGCTTTTAATTTCTTAAAAGGAAAGTTATTACCAAATGATGCTTTTAAATCACCATTAACTTTATTTAAAGTTGAAATTCGTGAAGAAGCTGACAAAATCTTTATTGCTAAAATGCAAGATGAACCAATTGTTAATGAAAAAATTCAAATTTTCTTAAAAAAAGGTTATCAAGATTTCAAAGTTGAAACAACTGAATTATTAACAAATTATGAACTATCTTCAACAATTAAAATGATTGAAGATATGACTGGACAAAAAATTAGTGTAAATGAAAACGAATTTGTTCCTTTTATGAACGAAAACGAAGCCCAAATTTTAGATCGTTATACAACTTTTGAAGTTGAACCATCAGCAATGTTGGGATTATTTGAACCAGATGGTGGAGCACTAAAAGCTGATCTACATAAAATTATTGAAATGGATGTTGATCCATTCGAATCAGAAAATGAAGGTTTAAATAAACCAGTTGAATATTATGAAGAAAAAGTAATTAAAGAACAAGCAGTAGTTGAAATTGGTCGACCTTTAAATATTTTTCAAAAATATGCAGTTGCATCATCACTTTCACAAAACACTTTAATTTATGGTCCGCCTGGAACAGGTAAATCTGAAGTAATTGCTAATATTATTTTTAATGTTTTACTAAAAGGTAAAAGTAGTTTACTAGTATCAGAAAAACGAGCAGCTTTAGATGTATTAACAGAAAGAATAGGTTCACTTTCACAATTTGCTTTATATGTTTATGACTTAACAAATAAGGAAACTTTTTTTGAAAAAATTTCTAATTTAAATGATTTATTGGGAACACAATGATATCGTGAACAATCACGTTCAACAAAAATTAAAGAAATTGAACCAATTAAATTTACTCCAGAAGAATCAATGTTCTTTAAAAATTATGAAGATTGAAATGCTGAATTATTACATTTAGTTAAAAAACACTGAAGCATTGAAGACTATAATGATGGCATTTATAAAATGGATTATGCAGATTATATAGCAACTAAAAATGAATTAGGTGAACAAATTGTTAAAGAATGATTAACGCCACAACAATTTAATGATGAAAGCGAAAAACGTTCAACATTATTTGAAGAAATTAGTGCTATTTTTAACGAATATAATTTATTAAAAATAGAAGATTTATTTAGCGCTTATTTAAGATTTACTTCATTTATTAAAAAATACAAGCTAACAGATACTTATAGTTCAACAGAAATTTTAAAGCATTTAAAAATGATTACTAATAAGATTCAAACAAACGGTGAATTAGTAACCAAGTTTTTAATGCATTCAAATCGAATTACTAAAGACATTGATAATTATTACAATTTCTTAGCTGAACACAATCTTGAATCAAATAGTGTTTTTATAAATAAATCAATTCGTGATAAACGTATTTTTATTGATAAAATTGGTGATTATTTAAAATTCCGTAAAGATGTAATTGATAAAGATTTTAGTTTACAATCAAAAACAACACAACAACTAAACGAAATCATTGATATATGTGATAATTTCTTTACAAAACACAAGAAATTATTAGTTAAAAACGAATGATATGATTTTTTAGTTAAAAATAAAGATCGTATTTCAGCATTTTTATCAGTTTACAACAATGCTAGTGAAGAAAATAAACAAATTATTTTTGCTGAATTCATTACTAATGGAACAATTATTAATAATTCAGATCCAAGTGATGAGTCAACATTAAGTTTAAAAGAAATTAAAACACGTAATCGTGATAGTCAAGAAGTTATTGAACTATTTGTTGATTTCTTAAATAATGTTGAATACTTAGCTAAGCCAAAAATGGATCAAATTGCTTCATATCGTGAGTTTATTAACCAAGATGTTGATTTCTTATCAAAACTACACACACTTGCTGAAATTTACACACCAATAATGCAAGATATTATTCGTGAATGATCATGATTATCATTACCATATATTAAAACCTTATATTTAGAACCATTAATGTTGTTTGATCTTGAAAAAGTGGGCAAGATTATGAAACATGTTTCAACATTAATTACACACGAACAATTTAAGAAATTAAAAGTTGTTGTGTTATGAGATGAAATTACACACATTATCCCAATGTTTTCTGAAACTAAAGGACGTTTATTACAAGACATTATTGTTCAACTAAGACGCGAATCATCACGTTCAGCAAGAATTGTTGGTGAAATTGTTTTCAAAAAATACATTAATAATTTACGAAATTATTTAACAAAATTACCTCAACAAGAAAAAGATGAAATTACAAATGCTTTACGAATTGCTTCATCACGATCATGACCTTCAATTTCACGTTATTTATCAAAATATTACAACGCTTTAAAACGTTTATTCCCAATTTGAGTTGCACGACCAGATAATGTTGCTTCTTTAATTCCATTAGTTGAAAATGAATTTGATTATGGAATCTTTGATGAAGCATCCCAAATGACAATTGAACGATCATATCCAATTGTATATCGTTGCAAAATTAAAGTTGTTTCAGGGGATGATAAACAATTAAAACCTACTTCATTCTTTATTAATAAATTAGTAGATAGCGATTTTGAAATTGATGATTTTGATAAAGTAGATTCATTATTAGAACGTGCTAAAACTTCATGATGAAATGAATATCATTTAAAAAACCACTATCGTTCTGATTCAAAAGAATTAATTGAATTCTCAAACAAGTATATTTACAATAATAATTTAGAAGTAGCAACACGTCAGGGTGCTTTTGAAAAAGGAATTGATGTTATTAATGTTAATGGAGTTTGAGAAAAAGGTAATCCATTAGAAGCAGAACAAACAATCGCAATTTTAATCGATAATTGAAAAAAATATGAAAAGATTTTAATTGTCACATTTAATGCTGTTCAAGCTAGTTTAGTAGAGAACTTACTTTTTGAACGAATGAGTATGTTTGAAAAAGGGTTATGCGATAAGATTGAAAATAATGAAATTGTGATTACTAACCTTGAAAATGTTCAGGGTAATGAAGGTGATTTAGTTATTTTATCAATTGCTTATGGTCCAAATCCAGAGGGTAATTTACGTAATAACTTTGGTCCACTTAATGCTAAAGGTGGAATGAATCGTTTAAACGTAGCGATTACTCGTGCTCGTAAGAAAATGATTGTTATTAAATCACTTTATGGCCACCAAATTCAAGTTTCAAATCTTAATAACCAAAATGCTTTAACATTTAAACGTTTCATTGAATACATTGATCGAATTAATGGTGAATTAAGTATTAGCGATACACTTGAAAGTTTAGAACAACAAACTTATTTAGAATTTGATAATGATTTAGTGAAAGAAATTTATAGTGAACTAACAAAGAAATTATCAAATAAATACCAAATTTTCCCAAATTGAAATATTGGAACTAAAAAAATTGATTTAGTAATTATTAAAAAAGAAACTAAAGAAATTGTAAAAACTATTTTATTAGAAACATGAAAAGAAAATCGTAGTGTTCAAATTATGTTTGAAGATATTGATCGTCAATATTTTTTAGAAGATCGTGGCTATTCAACTTATCGAATTAAAGAGTATGAATGATATATTGACAAACATAAAATTGTGTCACGAATTAATGATTCATTATCATCAAATAACAATAGTAATAAAATTGATTATGTACTATGACAACAAAATAATTTTTAA
- a CDS encoding potassium channel family protein — protein sequence MTNDERKEFIKKNKAIYFNRIRYFFYEWTDMKAYQRMFVPETFFSFFYQLLVIMIAFCSVTIIIYNHVELKQANEAHLDFIAKYFEVYYAFNIFFIIDYLIRISYADYTYNSISRLKAFLIAPFRFVNLLDLVSFVAIIIIYNTGLLDLITKMNEATSINEKISCYYQIVNNNAYMNIVPCMFLIKILGAHSKIIKNIILSSEVNFFWQIFRRRWRVLLSSFLILVLFTFLLSFIIYRIEQNYYAINNILPGNPLYKHKNFGETLWFAMGTITTIAYGDITPVSPAGKVFAVILGVIGVTYYGFLTSLFASALISVINEYGKRRDNRRFLEFQSENERLLHEFSEQIKVDIVQELIKNNVIQDPEEIKRIENLQNQEREALKIKAKRRKKIYFSDDLFDDTKRISVSNVKVRSASNVTKVLGRSSSKK from the coding sequence ATGACTAATGATGAGCGTAAAGAATTTATTAAAAAAAATAAAGCAATTTACTTTAATCGAATTCGTTACTTTTTTTATGAATGAACAGACATGAAAGCCTATCAACGCATGTTTGTTCCAGAAACATTCTTTTCTTTTTTTTATCAATTATTAGTAATAATGATTGCTTTTTGTTCAGTAACAATTATTATTTATAATCATGTTGAACTAAAACAAGCTAATGAAGCACACCTTGATTTTATTGCTAAATATTTTGAAGTATATTATGCTTTTAATATTTTCTTTATTATTGATTATTTAATCCGTATTTCATACGCAGATTATACATATAATTCTATCTCACGTCTCAAAGCGTTTTTAATTGCACCATTTCGATTTGTTAATTTATTAGATTTAGTTTCTTTTGTAGCGATTATTATCATTTACAATACAGGATTATTAGATTTAATTACTAAAATGAATGAAGCTACATCTATTAATGAAAAAATTAGTTGTTACTATCAAATAGTTAATAACAATGCTTATATGAATATTGTGCCTTGCATGTTTTTAATTAAAATTTTAGGTGCACACTCAAAAATCATTAAAAATATTATCTTAAGTAGTGAAGTTAACTTCTTTTGACAAATATTTAGACGTCGTTGACGAGTTTTATTATCATCATTTTTAATCTTAGTTTTATTTACTTTTTTATTGAGTTTTATTATTTATCGAATTGAACAAAACTATTATGCAATAAATAATATCTTGCCTGGCAATCCATTATATAAACATAAAAATTTTGGTGAAACTCTATGGTTTGCCATGGGGACAATTACAACAATTGCTTATGGTGATATTACCCCTGTTTCCCCAGCTGGTAAAGTGTTTGCTGTTATATTAGGAGTAATTGGTGTTACCTACTATGGTTTTTTAACTTCGTTATTCGCCTCAGCTTTAATTTCAGTAATTAATGAATATGGTAAACGTCGTGATAATCGTCGATTCTTAGAATTTCAAAGTGAAAATGAACGTTTATTACACGAATTCTCTGAACAAATTAAAGTAGATATCGTTCAAGAATTAATTAAAAATAATGTAATTCAAGACCCAGAAGAAATTAAACGTATTGAAAATCTTCAAAACCAAGAACGTGAAGCTTTAAAAATAAAAGCTAAACGTCGTAAAAAAATCTATTTTAGTGATGACTTATTTGATGATACAAAACGAATTAGCGTTTCAAACGTAAAAGTGCGTAGTGCTTCAAATGTCACAAAAGTATTGGGTCGATCATCATCAAAAAAATAA
- a CDS encoding ATP-grasp fold amidoligase family protein, producing the protein MMNDKLVKELDGITRLYYENDHEQFEKSLINIWTKTMGYTPNLQQPKTYNEKLLYMYLKADQSKILEIVDKISFKKWLIKHRLYQYQVPTLAVFNRQNQITLLDLNKFAKPYIIKLNNSTENEDLYIVRETTSQAELMQIAIHFNDILLNKKVNQSRNFYETWCYSQIKPQVLVEPLLGKQTLVADYKIFCFEEEQFCLYMNKDEIEKNNWNWDFLKSNIFDLKNNKSILNDETIDFDFSEIKSVCQKIYQILKDDFKHFRVDFYYVDNRLYIGEITFNTSNAFFTFWDDPQWRQKDLEWGKYWK; encoded by the coding sequence ATGATGAATGATAAATTAGTTAAAGAATTAGATGGAATTACTAGATTATATTATGAAAATGATCATGAACAATTTGAAAAATCTTTAATAAACATTTGAACAAAAACGATGGGTTATACACCTAATTTACAACAACCAAAAACATATAATGAAAAACTACTTTATATGTATTTAAAAGCTGATCAATCAAAAATTTTAGAAATTGTTGATAAAATTAGTTTTAAAAAATGATTGATTAAACATCGATTATATCAATATCAAGTTCCAACATTAGCAGTTTTTAATCGTCAAAATCAAATTACTTTATTAGATCTTAATAAGTTTGCTAAACCTTATATTATTAAATTAAATAACAGTACTGAAAACGAAGACTTATATATTGTTCGTGAAACTACATCACAAGCTGAATTGATGCAAATTGCAATTCATTTCAATGATATTTTACTTAACAAAAAAGTTAATCAATCACGTAATTTTTATGAAACATGATGTTATTCGCAAATTAAACCACAAGTGCTTGTTGAGCCTTTATTAGGAAAACAAACCTTAGTTGCTGATTATAAGATTTTTTGTTTTGAAGAAGAACAATTTTGTTTGTATATGAATAAGGATGAGATTGAAAAAAATAATTGAAATTGAGATTTTTTAAAAAGCAATATTTTTGATTTAAAAAACAATAAATCTATTTTAAATGATGAAACAATTGATTTTGATTTTAGTGAAATAAAAAGCGTTTGCCAAAAAATTTATCAAATTTTAAAAGATGATTTTAAACATTTTCGTGTTGATTTTTATTATGTTGATAATCGTTTATATATTGGCGAAATTACTTTTAATACATCAAATGCTTTTTTTACTTTTTGAGATGATCCTCAATGAAGACAAAAAGATCTTGAATGAGGTAAATATTGAAAATAA
- the rpsI gene encoding 30S ribosomal protein S9, producing the protein MQKSNIVEYKGLGRRKSSIARVKLVPGSGKVFINDRQPENYFPNKLVIQDMMQPLVLTKTAETYDVYVKVIGGGFNGQAGAIRLGITRALIQTREDLKTDLRKAGLVTRDSRVKERKKFGLYGARRAPQFTKR; encoded by the coding sequence ATGCAAAAAAGTAATATCGTTGAATACAAAGGTTTAGGTCGTCGTAAATCTTCAATTGCAAGAGTTAAATTAGTTCCAGGTTCTGGAAAGGTTTTCATTAACGATCGTCAACCAGAAAATTATTTTCCAAATAAATTAGTTATCCAAGACATGATGCAACCATTAGTTTTAACTAAAACAGCTGAAACTTATGATGTTTATGTTAAAGTTATTGGTGGTGGATTTAATGGACAAGCTGGTGCAATTCGTTTAGGAATCACTCGTGCTTTAATTCAAACTCGTGAAGATTTAAAAACAGATTTACGTAAAGCTGGCTTAGTAACACGTGATTCACGTGTTAAAGAACGTAAAAAATTCGGTTTATATGGTGCACGTCGTGCTCCTCAATTTACAAAACGTTAA
- the rplM gene encoding 50S ribosomal protein L13, with the protein MQKSSMLKKEAAIARRQWYLVDATDLVLGRLSVKVADILRGKNKVDYTPNVDAGDYVIIVNSDKVVLTGQKALRENWYNHSHYIGGLRTRSGEEMISKYSDELIRRSVKGMLPKNKLSKQILNKLFIYKNDKHPHEAQQPTILELKLK; encoded by the coding sequence ATGCAAAAGTCTTCAATGCTTAAGAAAGAAGCGGCCATTGCTCGTCGACAATGATATCTTGTTGACGCAACTGACTTAGTTTTAGGTCGTTTATCTGTTAAAGTAGCAGATATTTTAAGAGGAAAAAATAAAGTTGATTACACACCAAACGTTGATGCTGGTGATTATGTAATTATTGTTAACTCAGATAAAGTTGTTTTAACTGGCCAAAAGGCATTACGTGAAAATTGATATAATCATTCACACTACATTGGTGGTTTAAGAACACGTAGTGGTGAAGAAATGATTAGTAAATATTCAGATGAACTTATTCGTCGTTCAGTTAAAGGAATGCTTCCAAAAAATAAATTATCAAAACAAATTTTAAATAAATTATTCATTTACAAAAATGATAAACACCCTCACGAAGCTCAACAACCAACTATTTTGGAATTAAAGTTAAAATAG